The window CCTGGTCCGGGTGTTGTATGCCGCCAGAAGGAGGCTGAAGTCCGAGTCGAGAAAATGGGGGTCGCGGAAGTCGATGCTGTACGTGGTCCGGCGCGCCCCGAACTGGGAGTTGAGCGACGCCTTCCAGCCCCGGCCGAAAAGGTTGTTCTCGGTCAACTGGACCACGCCGAAGATCTTGTCGAGCGAGCTGTACCCGAGCCCGCCCGACAGGGTCCCGGTCGGCCCCTCCTGCACTTCGACCTTCGCGTCCATCTCTCCCGGCACGGCGGAAGGCGCCGTGCTGATCTTCACATCCTTGAAGTACGATGTGCGCGTCAGGTTCTCCTTGCTCGTCTTCAGTCCCGTCGCGGTGTAGATGCGCCCGTCGGAGACGTCGAGGTTGCGGCGGATGACGCGGTCCAGCGTCTTCGTGTTCCCGGAGATATCCACGGTCCCGAAGCGGAACTTCGTCCCCCGCTCGAACCGGTACGTAACGTCCACCACCGGGTACTCCTTGCGCTTGGTCACCCCGGGGGAAACGAGGGCCTGCGCGTACCCCTCGTCGTTCACGAGGGTGGTGAGAGCGAGCAGGTCGGACAGGAGCGTCTCCCGGTTGAAGAGGTCGCCCCGGGCGAGCTTCACGGTCTTTCGAAGCGTCTCCTCCGGGATGTCGGATTCCCCCGAGAAGCCGATCTCCCCGACGCGATACTGCCGCCCCTCGAAGATCCGGATGGTGACGATCAACCCCTTCTTGCCCCGGCTGATCACCGGTTCGGAGATCTTCGAGTCGAGGAAACCGCTGTTCTGGTAGAGCGCCTCGAGCTTCCGGACGTCGGTTTCGACGACATCCTTCTTGAAGGTGCCGGAATCGGTGATGAAGGAGAGGAATCCCTTCTCCGACGTTTCGATCGCCTTGAGGATCGCCTTCGTCGAATGGAACCGGTTCCCGGTGATCACGACCCGTTCGATCTTCATCTTCTTGCCCTCGGAGACCCGGAAGGTCACCCGGATGGCGCCTTCGGAATCCTCCGCAACGGACGCCTCGACTGATGCGTCTACAAAGCCTTTATTATTACATATATCCGTTAACTTATTCACCGATTCCTTTACCTTTTCCTCCTGGAAAAGGGACCGTTCCTTGATGGTAACCGCGGCGCGCAGATCGGTGGTTTCCACCTCCTTGTTCCCTTCGATCTGCACCCCGGCGACGATCGGTTTTTCGACGACGACCACGGTGAGGCGATACCCGCCCGGTACCTCCTCCGTGTCGAACGTGACGTCGCGGAAATATCCCATCCGGTAGATCGCCTTGACGTCCTGCCGGACCTTGTCCAGGTCCAGTTCCTGGCCCACCTGCGTCGCCATCGTCTTCCGTACGGCGTCGGGGGAGACGCGGCTCGCCCCCCGCACCTCGATCGCGACCACCCGGAACCCCGCCGCCGCCGCGTTTCCGGAACCGACCGCGAGGAGCGCCGTCCACAGGCACAAGAACCGCAGGATGGAGATTTTTCCCCTCAAGGAGCGATCCTCCCGTCGTCGATCCGGATCACCCGATGAAGGCGGGACGCGACCTGGTCGTTATGCGTCACCATGAGCAGGGACAGCCCCCGGGACCGGTTGAGCGAGAGGAGGAGGTCAACCACGCCGGACGCCGTCGCCCGATCGAGGTTCCCGGTCGGCTCGTCGGCCAGCAGGACCGACGGCTCCATCACGAGGGCCCGGCAGATCGCCGTGCGCTGCTGCTCTCCGCCGGAAATCTCGCCGGTGCGGTGCGCGATCCGCTCCGAGAGGCCGACCTCGCCGAGCAGCGCCACGGCCCGCCGATGCGCCTCTCCCGGGTCCATCCGCGCGATCAGGCACGGCAGCATCACGTTTTCGAGGACGCTGAACTCGGGAAGGAGGTTGTGGGACTGGAAGACGAATCCGACGGAACGATTCCGGAAGGCGGCCATCTCGTCCGCGTGGAGATCCGTCACGTCCTTCCCCCCGTACAACACCCTCCCGGAAGTCGCGCGATCGAGGGTCCCGAGGATCTGGAGAAGCGTCGTCTTTCCCGCCCCGGAAATGCCGACCACGCCCGCCGTTTCTCCCCGCGCGAGGGAGAGGGAGACTCCCTTCAGCACCTCGATGTCGTACCCGTCGCGGCGGAACACCTTCCGAACCTCCTCGGCCTGCAGCGCAGGCGTTTCACTCATACCGGATCGCCTCCGCGGGGTCCACGCGGGACGCCTGAAGTGCGGGATAAAGGGTGGCGAGGAAGCAGATCAGGATGGAGCTGGCAACCACGAGGAAAATGGTCCCCGCATCGAGGGAGACGGGGAGGGTGGAGATGTAGTAGACGTCGCTCGGCAGGCTGATGAACCGATACCTCTGGAGAAGGAAGCACAGCAACGCCCCGAGCGCGGTCCCGGTCGCGGTGCCGGCCACCCCGATGATCAGCCCCTCGATGGCGAAGATCCTCCGGATCGAGCGGCGCGTCGCTCCCAGCGTCATCAAGACCGCGATGTCCTTCGTCTTCTCCATCACGACCATGATCAGGGTGGAGATGATGTTGAAGGCTGCGACCATCACGATGAGGACGAGGATGACGAACATCACCACCTTTTCGAGCTTCAGGGCGGAGAAGAGGTTCCGGTTGCCCTGCACCCAGTCCTTCGCCCAAAACGGATACCCGAGGGTCGTCCGGATCCGCTGCGCGACCGCGCCGGCAGCGTAGATGTCCCGCACCTTGACCTCCACCCCCGTGGCGCGCTCGCCCATCCCCAGCAGGCGTCCCGCCTCCTCGAAGGCGACGTAGGCGAAGGTGGCGTCGTACTCGTACATCCCCGACTCGGAGACGCCGACGACCCGGAAGCGGGCCGTCTTCGGGAACGCGCCGAGGGGGGTGATCGTGCCGCCGGGCACCAGGACCTCGATCACGTCCCCCAGGCCGACGCCGAGGTTCCCGGCGAGCTCCTTGCCGAGGATCACGCCCGGCAGCCCGTCCTTCGACTTCCGGTGCAGATCCTCGAGCCGTCCGACCCGGAGGTCGCGCCGAAGGCGGGTGACGTCGCCGACCGTCGCCGTGTCCACGCCGCGAAGCACGCCGCCGACGGCGCCGCTTCCCGAGGCGATCATCATCGGCGTGAAGATGTACGGGGACGCCCCGACGACGCCCTCCACCTTCCGCACCTTTTCCGCCACGGCGAACGGGTTTTCGATGCTGCCGTTCAGGCTGGTCACGTGCGCGTGCGCGGTGGCGCCGAGGATCCGTTCCTTCAACTCGCGCTCGAACCCGCTCATCACCGCGAGGACGATGATCAGCGCCATCACGCCCACCGTCACCCCGCCGATGGAGATGAAGGTGATGATCGAGATGAACGTCTGCTTCCGCTTCGCCAGGAGGTACTTCCGGGCGATGTAGAACTCGACGGGAAGGCGCAACCGCCGCTACCCCTCTTTCCGAAGCTGGGGGAACAGGATCACGTCCCGGATCGACGGGGAGTCGGTGAGCAGCATCACGAGCCGGTCGATCCCGATCCCCTCCCCGGCCGCCGGCGGCATCCCGTGTTCGAGCGCCCGGAGGTAATCCTCGTCCATGAAATGGGCCTCCTCGTCGCCGCGTTCGCGCTTGCGGAGCTGCTCGTCGAACCGGCCCCGCTGGTCCACCGGATCGTTCAGCTCGGAGAAGGCGTTGGCGATCTCCCGGCCGCGGACGATCAGCTCGAACCGGTCGACGATCTCCGGACGTTCGTCGTTCCGCCGCGAGAGCGGGGAGACGTCGATCGGGTATTCCGTGACGAAGGTGGGCCCGACGATC is drawn from bacterium and contains these coding sequences:
- the bamA gene encoding outer membrane protein assembly factor BamA; translated protein: MRGKISILRFLCLWTALLAVGSGNAAAAGFRVVAIEVRGASRVSPDAVRKTMATQVGQELDLDKVRQDVKAIYRMGYFRDVTFDTEEVPGGYRLTVVVVEKPIVAGVQIEGNKEVETTDLRAAVTIKERSLFQEEKVKESVNKLTDICNNKGFVDASVEASVAEDSEGAIRVTFRVSEGKKMKIERVVITGNRFHSTKAILKAIETSEKGFLSFITDSGTFKKDVVETDVRKLEALYQNSGFLDSKISEPVISRGKKGLIVTIRIFEGRQYRVGEIGFSGESDIPEETLRKTVKLARGDLFNRETLLSDLLALTTLVNDEGYAQALVSPGVTKRKEYPVVDVTYRFERGTKFRFGTVDISGNTKTLDRVIRRNLDVSDGRIYTATGLKTSKENLTRTSYFKDVKISTAPSAVPGEMDAKVEVQEGPTGTLSGGLGYSSLDKIFGVVQLTENNLFGRGWKASLNSQFGARRTTYSIDFRDPHFLDSDFSLLLAAYNTRTRYTDFERKSTGVRAGMGYNFTRLTNASLSLRADSTRILRTENTTSQVILDEVDKGTQQTRSITFNLNRNTTDKFIDPSRGSVESGSVEYAGGPFGGDSQFVKYFLNAKAFYPVTASTVFSWNVLWGHVVPTDGGEVPIFERFFLGGPYNIRGFRSRELSPKDPNTGESIGGNKELVGNLEYLFPLVSEIGFKGVVFFDIGNAWEQGRWPWDGRQLRYACGAGVRWYSPMGPLRFEWGWNLNPGPGESKKVMEFTIGTAF
- a CDS encoding ABC transporter ATP-binding protein; amino-acid sequence: MSETPALQAEEVRKVFRRDGYDIEVLKGVSLSLARGETAGVVGISGAGKTTLLQILGTLDRATSGRVLYGGKDVTDLHADEMAAFRNRSVGFVFQSHNLLPEFSVLENVMLPCLIARMDPGEAHRRAVALLGEVGLSERIAHRTGEISGGEQQRTAICRALVMEPSVLLADEPTGNLDRATASGVVDLLLSLNRSRGLSLLMVTHNDQVASRLHRVIRIDDGRIAP
- a CDS encoding lipoprotein-releasing ABC transporter permease subunit; its protein translation is MRLPVEFYIARKYLLAKRKQTFISIITFISIGGVTVGVMALIIVLAVMSGFERELKERILGATAHAHVTSLNGSIENPFAVAEKVRKVEGVVGASPYIFTPMMIASGSGAVGGVLRGVDTATVGDVTRLRRDLRVGRLEDLHRKSKDGLPGVILGKELAGNLGVGLGDVIEVLVPGGTITPLGAFPKTARFRVVGVSESGMYEYDATFAYVAFEEAGRLLGMGERATGVEVKVRDIYAAGAVAQRIRTTLGYPFWAKDWVQGNRNLFSALKLEKVVMFVILVLIVMVAAFNIISTLIMVVMEKTKDIAVLMTLGATRRSIRRIFAIEGLIIGVAGTATGTALGALLCFLLQRYRFISLPSDVYYISTLPVSLDAGTIFLVVASSILICFLATLYPALQASRVDPAEAIRYE